A single region of the Pseudomonas sp. VD-NE ins genome encodes:
- the dnaG gene encoding DNA primase, with translation MAGLIPQSFIDDLLNRTDIVDVVSSRVQLKKAGKNYTACCPFHKEKTPSFSVSPDKQFYYCFGCGAGGNALGFLMDHDNLDFPQAVEDLAKAAGMEIPREESGRERKPRQPTDSPLYPLLTAAADFYKQALKSHPARKAAVDYLKGRGLTGEIARDFGLGFAPPGWDNLFKHLSSDTLQQKAMIDAGLLIENAETGKRYDRFRDRVMFPIRDTRGRIIAFGGRVLGDDKPKYLNSPETPVFHKGQELYGLYEARKNNRNLDEIIVVEGYMDVIALAQQGLKNAVATLGTATSEEHLKRLFRVVPNVLFCFDGDQAGRNAAWRALEATLSSLQDGRRARFLFLPEGEDPDTLVRAEGTDAFKARINQHAQPLADYFFQQLTEEADPRSLEGKAHMATLAAPLIDKVPGANLRILMRQRLTEITGLSSETVSQLAQSAPQEAPPAYDPGIDYDAMPDYSDYHQPQAQDMYVPQQEWTPKKPGAGGKKWDKKPWDKNGKRGGDRDQQRPRTPIGVESPTLTALRTLLHHPQLAKRVEDAGHIADENQTNAQLLVALLEAVQKNPKLNSFQLIARWHGTEQGRLLKALAEKEWLIDGDNLEQQFFDTITSLSARQRERNLEQLLRKARQSELSIEEKNQLRDLLSRNVSASNPTSTGA, from the coding sequence ATGGCCGGGCTGATTCCCCAGAGCTTCATTGACGACCTGCTGAACCGCACCGACATCGTCGATGTGGTCAGTTCGCGCGTGCAATTGAAGAAGGCCGGCAAGAACTACACCGCCTGTTGCCCGTTTCACAAAGAGAAAACCCCGTCTTTCAGCGTCAGCCCCGACAAGCAGTTCTATTACTGCTTCGGCTGCGGCGCCGGCGGCAACGCCCTCGGCTTTCTCATGGATCACGACAACCTGGATTTCCCCCAGGCCGTCGAGGATCTGGCGAAAGCCGCCGGCATGGAAATCCCCCGCGAAGAAAGCGGCCGCGAGCGCAAGCCACGGCAACCGACTGATTCGCCGCTATATCCATTGCTCACCGCTGCTGCCGATTTTTACAAGCAGGCGCTCAAGAGCCATCCGGCCCGCAAGGCTGCCGTGGATTACCTCAAGGGCCGCGGCCTGACCGGCGAGATCGCCCGTGACTTCGGTCTAGGCTTCGCGCCGCCGGGCTGGGACAACCTGTTCAAACACTTGAGCAGCGACACACTTCAGCAAAAAGCCATGATCGACGCCGGCCTGCTGATCGAGAACGCCGAAACCGGCAAACGCTATGACCGCTTCCGCGATCGCGTGATGTTTCCGATCCGCGATACCCGTGGCCGAATCATCGCTTTCGGCGGCCGCGTTCTCGGCGACGACAAACCGAAATACCTGAACTCACCGGAAACCCCGGTCTTCCATAAAGGCCAGGAACTCTACGGCCTCTATGAAGCGCGAAAGAACAACCGCAACCTCGACGAAATCATCGTCGTCGAGGGATATATGGATGTCATCGCCCTCGCCCAGCAAGGCCTGAAGAATGCCGTCGCGACGCTCGGCACCGCGACCAGCGAAGAACATTTGAAGCGTCTGTTCCGCGTCGTACCGAACGTATTGTTCTGTTTCGACGGTGACCAGGCCGGCCGCAACGCTGCGTGGCGCGCCCTTGAAGCAACGCTTTCAAGCCTGCAGGACGGCCGTCGTGCGCGCTTCCTGTTTTTGCCCGAAGGCGAAGACCCGGACACTTTGGTTCGCGCCGAAGGCACTGACGCGTTCAAGGCCCGAATCAATCAGCACGCTCAGCCGCTGGCGGATTATTTCTTCCAGCAACTGACCGAAGAAGCCGATCCGCGCTCGCTCGAAGGTAAAGCCCATATGGCGACCCTCGCTGCGCCACTGATCGACAAAGTGCCGGGCGCCAACCTGCGCATCCTGATGCGTCAGCGCCTGACCGAAATCACCGGCCTGAGCAGCGAAACTGTCAGTCAGCTCGCACAAAGTGCACCGCAGGAAGCGCCGCCCGCCTACGATCCAGGCATCGATTACGACGCAATGCCGGACTACAGCGACTACCATCAGCCGCAGGCACAGGACATGTATGTGCCGCAGCAGGAGTGGACGCCGAAGAAACCCGGCGCTGGCGGCAAGAAGTGGGACAAGAAGCCCTGGGACAAAAACGGCAAGCGTGGCGGTGATCGCGATCAGCAACGCCCACGCACGCCGATTGGCGTCGAGTCGCCAACCCTGACCGCCCTGCGCACACTGCTCCATCACCCGCAATTGGCCAAGCGCGTCGAGGATGCCGGACACATTGCGGACGAAAATCAGACCAACGCCCAGCTGCTTGTGGCGCTGCTCGAAGCCGTACAGAAGAATCCCAAGCTAAACTCATTTCAGTTGATCGCGCGATGGCACGGCACTGAACAGGGTCGTTTGCTCAAGGCATTGGCAGAAAAGGAGTGGCTGATTGACGGAGATAACCTTGAACAACAGTTTTTCGACACCATTACTAGCTTGTCAGCCCGCCAACGCGAGCGAAATCTGGAACAGTTGCTCAGGAAAGCGCGTCAAAGCGAACTGAGTATCGAAGAGAAAAATCAACTGCGCGACCTACTAAGTCGCAATGTTTCCGCATCAAACCCGACCTCAACTGGCGCGTGA
- the rpoD gene encoding RNA polymerase sigma factor RpoD translates to MSGKAQQQSRIIELIKLGREQKYLTYAEVNDHLPEDISDPEQVEDIIRMINDMGIPVHESAPDADALMLADADTDEAAAEEAAAALAAVETDIGRTTDPVRMYMREMGTVELLTREGEIEIAKRIEEGIREVMSAIAHFPGTVDHILSEYTRVTTEGGRLSDVLSGYIDPDDGIAPPAEVPPPVEAKVAKADDDTDDDEAESSDDEEEAESGPDPVIAAQRFGAVADQMEVTRKALKKHGRNNKAAIAELLALAELFMPIKLVPKQFEGLVERVRGALDRLRQQERAIMQLCVRDARMPRADFLRQFPSNEVDESWSDALAKGKSKYAEAIGRVQPDIIRCQQKLIALETETGLTIAEIKDINRRMSIGEAKARRAKKEMVEANLRLVISIAKKYTNRGLQFLDLIQEGNIGLMKAVDKFEYRRGYKFSTYATWWIRQAITRSIADQARTIRIPVHMIETINKLNRISRQMLQEMGREPTPEELGERMEMPEDKIRKVLKIAKEPISMETPIGDDEDSHLGDFIEDSTMQSPIDVATVESLKEATREVLSGLTAREAKVLRMRFGIDMNTDHTLEEVGKQFDVTRERIRQIEAKALRKLRHPTRSEHLRSFLDE, encoded by the coding sequence ATGTCCGGAAAAGCGCAACAGCAGTCTCGTATTATTGAGTTGATCAAACTGGGTCGTGAGCAGAAGTATCTGACTTACGCCGAGGTCAACGACCACCTGCCCGAGGATATTTCAGATCCTGAGCAGGTGGAAGACATCATCCGCATGATTAACGACATGGGGATCCCCGTACACGAGAGTGCTCCGGATGCGGACGCCCTTATGTTGGCCGACGCCGATACCGACGAGGCCGCTGCGGAAGAAGCAGCCGCTGCGTTGGCAGCGGTGGAGACCGATATCGGTCGCACTACTGACCCTGTGCGCATGTACATGCGTGAAATGGGTACGGTCGAGCTTCTGACTCGTGAAGGCGAAATCGAAATCGCCAAGCGTATCGAAGAGGGCATCCGTGAAGTGATGAGCGCAATCGCGCACTTCCCTGGCACGGTTGACCACATTCTCTCCGAGTACACCCGCGTCACCACCGAAGGTGGTCGCCTGTCCGACGTCCTGAGCGGTTACATCGACCCGGACGACGGCATTGCGCCGCCTGCCGAAGTGCCGCCGCCTGTCGAAGCGAAAGTGGCGAAAGCCGACGACGACACCGACGACGATGAAGCCGAATCTTCCGATGACGAAGAAGAAGCCGAAAGCGGTCCGGATCCGGTCATCGCTGCACAGCGCTTTGGCGCTGTGGCTGATCAGATGGAAGTCACTCGCAAGGCGCTGAAAAAGCACGGTCGCAACAACAAGGCAGCGATTGCCGAGTTGCTCGCACTGGCCGAGCTGTTCATGCCGATCAAACTGGTTCCGAAGCAATTCGAAGGCCTGGTCGAGCGTGTTCGCGGTGCCCTGGATCGTCTGCGTCAGCAAGAGCGCGCGATCATGCAGCTATGTGTACGTGATGCACGTATGCCACGCGCCGATTTCCTGCGTCAGTTCCCGAGCAACGAAGTCGACGAAAGCTGGTCCGACGCCCTGGCCAAAGGCAAGAGCAAATACGCCGAAGCCATCGGCCGCGTGCAGCCGGACATCATCCGTTGCCAGCAGAAACTGATCGCGCTGGAAACCGAGACCGGTCTGACCATCGCAGAAATCAAGGACATCAACCGTCGCATGTCGATCGGTGAGGCCAAGGCCCGCCGCGCGAAGAAAGAGATGGTTGAAGCCAACCTGCGTCTGGTGATCTCGATCGCCAAGAAGTACACCAACCGTGGCCTGCAATTCCTCGATCTGATCCAGGAAGGCAACATCGGTCTGATGAAAGCGGTAGACAAGTTCGAATACCGTCGTGGTTACAAGTTCTCGACTTATGCCACCTGGTGGATCCGTCAGGCGATCACTCGCTCGATCGCCGACCAGGCCCGCACCATCCGTATTCCGGTGCACATGATCGAGACGATCAACAAGCTCAACCGTATTTCCCGGCAGATGTTGCAGGAAATGGGTCGCGAACCGACCCCGGAAGAGCTGGGTGAACGCATGGAAATGCCTGAGGACAAGATCCGCAAGGTATTGAAGATCGCTAAAGAGCCGATCTCCATGGAAACCCCGATCGGTGATGACGAAGACTCCCATCTGGGTGACTTCATCGAAGACTCGACCATGCAGTCGCCAATCGATGTCGCCACTGTTGAGAGCCTGAAAGAAGCGACTCGCGAAGTACTCTCCGGTCTCACTGCCCGTGAAGCCAAAGTACTGCGCATGCGTTTCGGTATCGACATGAACACCGACCACACACTCGAAGAAGTGGGCAAACAGTTTGACGTAACGCGTGAGCGGATCCGTCAGATCGAAGCCAAGGCGCTGCGCAAGCTGCGCCACCCGACGCGAAGCGAGCATCTGCGCTCCTTCCTCGACGAGTGA
- a CDS encoding bifunctional diguanylate cyclase/phosphodiesterase: MPRLASVLFLLSLMIWTATADALTLTDEERSWLAAHPDLRLGVDASWPPFEFRDDQSRYQGLAADYIDVIRQRLAIKLTPIEPVSWTVVLEQVKSGKIDLLPGIMSTPERQTYLSFTRPYLDFPIVILAHIGGAQPRKLDDLYGLKIAVVENYAPHELLRTHHPDLNLVAMPNVSSALQALATDEVDAVVGDLASSVWSLRQLKLDGLYVSGETPYRYQLAMAVPRDNKVLVGILDKVLADMSPDEISSIQEHWVGNVLDHRTFWSDLLIYGLPGLLLLVTILAVVIRINRRLSSEIARRIDLEQELRSSEYHYRGLVESLSAIAWEARISDFTYSYVSPHAEDLLGYPQSHWLIPGFWHNIIHPADLTRTQSYCKEALREGRDHIVDYRVITADGRCLWVRDIVSLIEHGHEPVMRGLMIDISEIKRTEEALRLSEQKFASVFQQCPDILVIARLSDGCLLEVNEAFEEQIGLKAEEVLGQTATDLNIWGIPGVGPGLLQRLQAGSIRNLEMPFRRNNGQLFTGLISAEPFDLDTTPALVVVVRDITQLKETQQQLQTSEEKFAKAFHASPDGLLLSRQSDGLLLEVNEGFSRITGFNSAMSVDRSALDLGIWVNLNERKQMLDLLHRDGFVRDFTCHIRRSDGQIRLCEVSSRPLPIGEEDCMLTIARDITERHLMQEKLQQAATVFESTAEGVLITDTQQHISAVNRAFTEITGYSESEALGHTPRLLASGLHDSAFYAAMWHQLTDEGHWQGEISNRRKNGELYPSWLTISAVRNRDKFITHFVAVFADISSLKHAQAKLDYQAHHDPLTGLPNRTLFENRLLMALNSQQENGGQGAVLFLDLDRFKHINDSLGHPVGDLLLKGIAVRLKEQLRDIDTVARLGGDEFIILLPGLQQASDADNIATKLLNCFGAPFQAGEHEFFISASIGTSLYPRDGCDVATLVKNADAAMYRSKAKGRNRVESYTRDLTAQASERIALEHELRRAIERDELFLYYQPKISLDDHRLVGAEALIRWRHPTFGDVPPEHFIPLAEENGMILQIGDWVLETACRQMFEWNQVYDSLGPLSVNLAGAQLRQPNLLGRIEQLLNDNRLQPDLLQLEITENFIMSQAEEALAVLHQLKHLGVQLAIDDFGTGYSSLSYLKRLPLDILKIDQSFVRGLPDDPHDAAIVRAIIALGRSMQFTVIAEGVETQAQQQFLAAEGCEQIQGYIVSLPLPPEEFAATFLRVTVSDYSDSTAEKPSL, from the coding sequence ATGCCCAGATTGGCGTCCGTGCTTTTTTTGCTGTCACTGATGATCTGGACCGCAACGGCTGACGCGCTGACTCTGACCGATGAAGAACGTAGCTGGCTGGCGGCTCACCCGGACTTGCGCCTGGGTGTCGATGCATCGTGGCCGCCCTTTGAGTTTCGCGACGATCAGAGCCGCTACCAGGGCCTGGCTGCCGACTATATCGACGTGATTCGCCAACGCCTGGCGATCAAATTGACGCCCATCGAACCGGTGAGCTGGACGGTGGTGCTGGAACAAGTGAAGTCGGGCAAGATCGACCTTCTACCCGGCATCATGTCCACCCCTGAACGCCAGACCTACCTGTCGTTCACCCGCCCTTATCTCGACTTCCCGATCGTCATCCTCGCCCACATCGGCGGTGCGCAACCACGCAAGCTCGACGACCTGTACGGTTTGAAGATCGCCGTGGTGGAGAACTACGCGCCCCACGAACTGCTGCGCACCCACCACCCCGATCTGAATCTGGTGGCCATGCCCAATGTCAGTTCGGCATTACAGGCGTTGGCGACCGACGAAGTGGACGCCGTGGTCGGCGACCTCGCATCGAGCGTCTGGAGCCTGCGCCAGCTCAAGCTCGACGGCCTCTACGTCAGCGGCGAAACCCCGTATCGCTACCAACTGGCAATGGCCGTGCCCCGCGACAACAAGGTCTTGGTGGGGATTCTCGACAAAGTGCTCGCGGACATGAGCCCTGATGAAATCAGCAGCATTCAGGAGCACTGGGTCGGTAACGTCCTTGATCATCGGACATTCTGGTCGGATCTGTTGATCTACGGTTTGCCGGGGCTGTTGCTGTTGGTGACGATTCTTGCCGTGGTGATCCGCATCAACCGCCGCCTGAGTTCGGAAATCGCCCGACGCATCGACCTCGAACAGGAACTGCGCAGCAGCGAATACCACTATCGCGGCCTGGTCGAAAGCCTGTCGGCCATCGCCTGGGAAGCGCGGATAAGCGACTTCACCTACAGCTATGTGTCGCCCCACGCCGAAGACCTCCTCGGCTACCCCCAATCCCATTGGCTGATCCCCGGCTTCTGGCACAACATCATTCACCCGGCAGATTTGACCCGTACGCAGAGTTACTGCAAGGAGGCCCTGCGCGAGGGGCGTGATCACATCGTCGACTATCGGGTGATCACCGCCGATGGTCGCTGCTTGTGGGTACGCGACATCGTCAGCCTGATCGAACATGGCCATGAGCCGGTGATGCGCGGCTTGATGATCGACATCAGCGAAATAAAACGCACTGAAGAGGCGTTGCGGCTCTCGGAGCAAAAGTTCGCGTCGGTGTTCCAGCAGTGCCCGGATATTCTGGTGATTGCACGGCTGTCCGATGGCTGCCTGCTGGAGGTCAATGAAGCATTTGAAGAGCAGATCGGACTGAAAGCCGAAGAAGTACTTGGCCAAACGGCAACCGATCTGAATATCTGGGGGATTCCCGGCGTCGGCCCGGGACTGCTGCAGCGCCTCCAGGCGGGCAGCATTCGCAATCTGGAGATGCCGTTTCGCCGCAACAACGGCCAGCTGTTTACCGGCCTGATTTCCGCCGAGCCGTTTGACCTCGACACGACCCCTGCGCTTGTCGTCGTGGTGCGTGACATCACCCAGCTCAAGGAAACCCAACAGCAACTGCAAACCTCCGAAGAGAAGTTCGCCAAAGCCTTCCATGCCTCACCGGACGGTTTGTTGTTGTCGCGCCAGAGCGATGGCCTGCTACTGGAGGTCAACGAGGGTTTCAGCCGTATCACCGGCTTCAATAGCGCCATGTCGGTGGACCGCTCGGCGCTGGACCTGGGGATCTGGGTCAATCTCAACGAGCGCAAACAGATGCTCGATCTGTTGCATCGCGACGGCTTCGTCCGTGACTTCACCTGCCATATTCGTCGCAGTGACGGGCAGATTCGCCTCTGCGAAGTGTCCAGTCGGCCGCTGCCGATTGGCGAAGAAGACTGCATGCTGACCATCGCCCGCGACATCACCGAGCGCCACCTGATGCAGGAAAAACTGCAACAGGCCGCCACCGTGTTCGAAAGCACCGCCGAAGGCGTGCTGATTACCGACACCCAACAACACATCAGCGCGGTCAACCGCGCCTTCACCGAGATCACCGGCTACAGCGAAAGTGAAGCGCTCGGGCATACACCGCGCCTGCTCGCCTCCGGCCTGCACGACAGCGCTTTTTACGCGGCAATGTGGCACCAGTTGACCGATGAAGGTCACTGGCAAGGCGAGATCTCCAACCGGCGCAAGAACGGCGAGTTGTACCCGAGCTGGCTGACCATCAGTGCCGTACGCAATCGCGACAAGTTCATCACCCACTTTGTTGCGGTGTTCGCCGACATCTCCAGCCTCAAGCATGCACAGGCGAAACTCGACTATCAGGCACACCACGACCCACTCACCGGCCTGCCAAACCGCACGCTGTTCGAAAACCGCTTGCTGATGGCATTGAATAGTCAGCAGGAAAACGGCGGTCAGGGCGCCGTGCTGTTTCTCGACCTCGACCGTTTCAAACACATCAATGACAGCCTCGGCCACCCGGTTGGCGACCTGCTGCTCAAAGGCATCGCCGTGCGCCTGAAAGAGCAGTTGCGAGACATCGATACCGTGGCGCGTCTGGGCGGCGACGAATTCATCATTCTGCTACCCGGCCTGCAACAGGCCAGTGATGCCGACAACATTGCCACCAAACTGCTCAACTGCTTCGGTGCGCCGTTCCAGGCTGGCGAGCATGAGTTCTTCATCAGCGCCAGCATCGGTACCAGCCTCTATCCACGCGATGGTTGCGACGTTGCCACACTGGTGAAAAACGCCGACGCGGCGATGTACCGTTCCAAAGCCAAGGGCCGCAACCGCGTCGAGAGCTACACCCGCGACCTCACTGCCCAGGCCAGCGAGCGCATAGCGCTGGAGCACGAACTGCGCCGGGCCATCGAGCGCGATGAACTGTTTCTCTACTACCAGCCGAAAATCAGCCTCGACGACCATCGCCTGGTCGGTGCCGAAGCGCTGATCCGCTGGCGCCATCCGACTTTCGGCGACGTACCGCCAGAGCACTTCATTCCGCTGGCCGAAGAGAACGGCATGATCCTGCAGATCGGTGACTGGGTGCTTGAGACCGCGTGCCGGCAAATGTTCGAATGGAATCAGGTTTACGACAGCCTCGGCCCACTCTCGGTAAACCTCGCCGGCGCGCAACTGCGTCAGCCGAATCTGCTCGGACGCATCGAACAGTTGCTCAACGACAACCGCCTGCAGCCGGATTTACTGCAACTGGAAATTACCGAGAATTTCATCATGAGTCAGGCCGAAGAGGCGCTGGCGGTGTTGCACCAGCTCAAACACCTCGGTGTACAACTGGCGATCGATGACTTCGGCACCGGATATTCTTCGCTCAGTTACCTCAAACGACTGCCGCTGGACATCCTCAAAATCGACCAGTCATTCGTTCGCGGACTGCCCGACGACCCACACGACGCGGCCATTGTCCGGGCCATCATCGCGCTGGGCCGGAGCATGCAATTCACCGTCATCGCTGAAGGTGTGGAAACCCAGGCGCAACAACAATTTCTCGCCGCCGAAGGCTGCGAACAGATCCAGGGCTACATCGTCAGCCTGCCGCTGCCACCGGAAGAATTCGCAGCAACGTTTCTTCGTGTAACCGTATCGGATTATTCGGATAGCACAGCCGAGAAACCGTCGCTATAA
- a CDS encoding Lrp/AsnC family transcriptional regulator, with translation MPDIRPPVLDEIDRQLIAALQINARESVAMLARQLGIARTTVTSRLARLEKARVITGYGVRLGQRVVDGGLQAYVGIKVQPRSGKDVVRRLSAMAQVQQLCAVSGEFDYVAWLRTDSPEQLDQLLDQIGGVDGVEKTTTSIILSSKIDRGQPV, from the coding sequence TTGCCTGACATCCGCCCGCCCGTGCTCGATGAAATCGACCGGCAGCTAATCGCCGCCCTGCAAATCAACGCTCGCGAAAGTGTGGCGATGCTCGCCCGGCAATTGGGCATCGCACGCACCACCGTGACGTCGCGACTGGCGCGGCTGGAAAAGGCTAGAGTGATCACCGGCTATGGCGTGCGCCTGGGTCAGCGCGTGGTCGATGGCGGGCTGCAAGCCTACGTCGGGATCAAGGTGCAACCGCGTTCCGGCAAGGACGTGGTGCGTCGGTTGAGTGCAATGGCGCAGGTGCAGCAGTTGTGTGCGGTGAGTGGCGAGTTTGACTATGTCGCCTGGTTGCGCACCGATTCGCCGGAGCAACTGGATCAGTTGCTGGATCAGATTGGTGGTGTGGATGGGGTGGAGAAGACGACCACATCGATCATTTTGAGTAGCAAGATTGATCGGGGGCAGCCGGTTTAA
- a CDS encoding flavin monoamine oxidase family protein encodes MNKNNRHPADGKKPVTIFGPDFPFAFDDWIEHPAGLGTIPEHNHGAEVAIVGAGIAGLVAAYELMKLGLKPVVYEASKLGGRLRSQAFNGTDGIVAELGGMRFPVSSTAFYHYVDKLGLETKPFPNPLTPASGSTVIDLEGKTHYAQKLADLPALFQEVADAWADALEAGSQFADIQQAIRDRDVPRLKELWNTLVPLWDDRTFYDFVATSEAFAKLSFHHREVFGQVGFGTGGWDSDFPNSMLEIFRVVMTNCDDHQHLVVGGVEQVPQGIWRHVPERCVHWPEGTSLKSLHRGAPRSGVKKIAHAADGRFAVTDNNGDTREYAAVLTTCQSWLLTTQIECDETLFSQKMWMALDRTRYMQSSKTFVMVDRPFWKDKDPETGRDLMSMTLTDRLTRGTYLFDNGDDKPGVICLSYSWMSDALKMLPHPVEKRVELALNALKKIYPKVDIAARIIGDPITVSWEADPHFLGAFKGALPGHYRYNQRMYAHFMQDEMPAEQRGIFIAGDDVSWTPAWVEGAVQTSLNAVWGIMKHFGGSTHKANPGPGDVFKDIGPIALPE; translated from the coding sequence ATGAACAAGAACAATCGCCATCCTGCAGACGGTAAGAAACCAGTCACCATTTTCGGCCCGGACTTTCCGTTCGCGTTTGACGACTGGATCGAACACCCGGCCGGTCTCGGCACTATTCCTGAACATAATCACGGCGCCGAAGTGGCGATTGTCGGCGCGGGCATCGCCGGGCTGGTGGCCGCCTATGAGCTGATGAAACTCGGTTTGAAACCGGTGGTTTATGAGGCGTCGAAGCTTGGCGGTCGTTTGCGCTCGCAAGCGTTCAACGGCACTGACGGCATCGTCGCTGAACTGGGCGGCATGCGTTTTCCGGTGTCCTCCACCGCGTTCTATCACTACGTCGACAAGCTCGGCCTGGAAACCAAACCGTTCCCGAACCCGCTGACGCCGGCCTCCGGCAGCACCGTGATCGACCTGGAAGGCAAAACCCATTACGCACAGAAACTGGCGGATCTTCCTGCACTGTTTCAGGAAGTGGCTGACGCCTGGGCGGATGCACTGGAAGCCGGCTCGCAGTTCGCCGATATCCAGCAAGCCATTCGCGACCGCGACGTGCCGCGCCTGAAAGAACTGTGGAATACCCTGGTGCCGCTGTGGGACGACCGCACTTTCTACGACTTTGTCGCCACCTCCGAAGCTTTCGCAAAGCTATCGTTCCATCACCGCGAAGTGTTCGGTCAGGTCGGTTTCGGCACCGGCGGCTGGGATTCGGACTTTCCCAACTCGATGTTGGAAATCTTCCGCGTGGTGATGACCAATTGCGACGATCACCAACACCTGGTGGTCGGCGGCGTCGAGCAAGTGCCGCAGGGCATCTGGCGGCATGTGCCGGAGCGCTGCGTGCACTGGCCCGAAGGCACCAGTCTGAAATCCCTGCACCGTGGAGCACCACGTTCCGGCGTGAAGAAAATCGCCCACGCAGCGGATGGCCGTTTCGCCGTCACCGATAATAACGGTGACACCCGCGAATACGCCGCCGTACTGACAACTTGCCAGAGCTGGCTGCTGACCACGCAGATCGAATGCGACGAAACCCTGTTTTCACAGAAGATGTGGATGGCCCTCGACCGCACCCGTTACATGCAGTCGTCGAAGACTTTCGTGATGGTCGACCGGCCATTCTGGAAGGACAAGGACCCGGAAACCGGCCGCGACCTGATGAGCATGACCCTCACCGATCGCCTGACCCGTGGCACCTACCTGTTCGATAACGGCGACGATAAGCCGGGCGTGATCTGCCTGTCGTACTCGTGGATGAGCGACGCCTTGAAGATGCTCCCGCATCCCGTGGAAAAACGCGTTGAACTGGCATTGAACGCATTGAAAAAGATCTACCCGAAAGTCGACATCGCTGCGCGGATCATCGGCGATCCGATCACCGTGTCGTGGGAAGCCGACCCGCACTTCCTCGGTGCATTCAAGGGCGCCTTGCCCGGCCATTACCGCTACAACCAACGCATGTACGCGCACTTCATGCAGGACGAGATGCCAGCCGAGCAGCGCGGGATTTTCATCGCCGGCGATGACGTTTCGTGGACGCCGGCATGGGTTGAAGGCGCAGTGCAGACCTCGCTCAACGCGGTGTGGGGAATCATGAAGCATTTCGGCGGTTCGACACATAAAGCGAACCCGGGCCCGGGTGATGTGTTCAAAGACATCGGCCCTATCGCCCTGCCCGAGTAA
- a CDS encoding carbon-nitrogen hydrolase family protein, translating into MRVALYQCPPLPLDPAANLQRLHQLAMEAKGADLLVLPEMFMTGYNIGAEAVSTLAEVFNGEWAQQIGRIAKAAGLAIVYGYPERTADGQIYNAVQLIDSHGERLCNYRKTHLFGDLDRSMFSPGDDDFPIVELNGWKLGFLICYDLEFPENTRRLALAGAELILVPTANMIPFDFVADVTVRSRAFENQCYVAYANYCGNEGDIHYCGQSSIAAPDGSRIAQAGLDEALIVGELDRQLMLDSRAANRYLSDRRPELYGALNQR; encoded by the coding sequence ATGCGTGTAGCCCTTTACCAATGTCCACCGCTGCCACTGGACCCCGCCGCCAACCTGCAACGCTTGCATCAACTGGCGATGGAGGCCAAGGGCGCCGACCTGTTGGTGCTGCCGGAGATGTTCATGACCGGCTACAACATCGGCGCCGAAGCGGTCAGCACCTTGGCCGAGGTCTTTAACGGTGAATGGGCGCAGCAAATCGGCCGAATCGCCAAAGCCGCAGGTTTGGCGATTGTTTACGGCTATCCGGAGCGCACTGCCGACGGGCAGATCTACAACGCCGTGCAGTTGATCGATTCGCACGGTGAGCGCCTGTGCAATTACCGCAAAACGCATCTGTTCGGTGATCTGGATCGCTCGATGTTCAGCCCCGGCGATGATGACTTCCCAATCGTCGAACTCAACGGCTGGAAACTCGGTTTCCTGATCTGCTACGACCTCGAGTTTCCGGAAAACACCCGCCGTCTGGCACTCGCCGGCGCCGAGCTGATTCTGGTGCCGACGGCGAACATGATTCCGTTCGATTTCGTCGCTGATGTCACCGTGCGCTCGCGCGCTTTCGAAAACCAGTGTTACGTGGCCTACGCCAACTATTGCGGCAACGAAGGCGACATCCACTATTGCGGACAAAGCAGCATCGCCGCACCGGATGGCAGCCGCATCGCTCAAGCCGGACTCGACGAAGCGCTGATCGTCGGCGAACTGGATCGGCAGTTGATGCTCGACTCGCGCGCGGCCAATCGCTACCTCAGCGACCGCCGCCCGGAGCTTTACGGCGCGCTGAACCAGCGCTAA